The DNA sequence CTCTATTATCTACTTTTTGGCAAGTGCATATGGGTAATTGAATGATGGTCAATGCGGTTCTAATTGtgctaatgtttttttttttttttgtttatccaATGCTGTGGAAATGTAATTAAGTGAAACAGTGTTTATAAAGATATTGAAGATGACACTACTTGATGTGTGCTATATATGTATTCTGACCTTTTAATTTGATGGGATTACCTGAGATTTTATGACTAAGAAGCTTACACATCTCAGGTGGAAGGCATTCTCATGCTGTGGATCCCCCGGATACAGCTTCAGATCTTATTGGTTATGATTTAGATAGCTGCACAGGCAATGAAGATGACTGCTCTGAGGATGATGACAGTGATGCAGAGTACAATAGCATTCAAAGGCCTGCATTTGTAGTTACTGGAGAACCTAATTTTGATGCTGGACCTGCAATGGATGGCTTCGAATATCTCAGGCGTGTAAGGTATCTATTCTGCCACTCATGCTAAAGATTATGTCCTTTTATGAGGCTTTTATTCGATCATATATTATTCACACTCTCCCTCATTCGTAAGAGTGGATGAACAAACAACATAAACCACCAAACAAACAACACACAAGTATGTTGCCCAACCAACCAACCAATTTTCCCAAGAGTCCTTACAGTATTAGGAGTAGGCATTAATTGGATAAACCACCAAACAGACAACACACAAGTATGTTGCCCAATCAACCAACCAATTTTCCCAAGAGTCTTTAAGCTGTTAGGAGTAGGCACTAATTGGATCACTTATTATTGAACATTACGATTCTATAACAGTTCAGATGTTTTTTCTTGGCCAAATTAGACATGTGTTTGATGTGATGTTTACAGTTTGTTATGTTAgttcttaatttataatttcaacGCAACTCACATTTTTGTATGTTAATACTAACATTTTTGTACTTTCGATGTAAGAATATTGAGTATTATGACAAATATGTATCATGCGTGTAATTTGACGACATGAACTGCTCTTAACCTGCTCCAGTGGCAGCTGGCTTAACAGACATAATTAAGTTGGGCCAATTGCGTTATTAATCTTGTCTTGAGCCCATCTTGTCTTGAGCCCTTACCTCTTAGATTTGAAAAGTAAATCTTATTTAAGAGAGCTCTTCAGACAGTAAGTGGTCAATTGTATTTGCCATCACTAGTCACATTAACATGTATCACTATGTTTGTTATACGGTAACTCCGATATCCTGCTGTTTGATTTACATTTTCAAACGCTCTCTTTCTTCCAGAAAGTAGTTATGAATTTAAACTAATGAATACTAGACTTGATCAGGCATATTCAAGTTGGATTGACTTTATCTTAATATACTATTAGGTCAGTATAGCAAAACCTGTAGATCCCAAATCATTCTTGACATAAGCAGCACCTTGCTATTAGATTATAACATGTCCATAATGGTTTTAGGGGTAATTCTGGAGTAACCATGAAACACAGTCTCAATCTCAAATAAATCAGTCATTAAGCAGTAATAATAAATACTACCTGACATGGCCGGGTTGTTTGCAATTAAATATGTATAGTTGTATACTGTATTATTGCTGCATCcatgtttttctttattttatgatCTGGTTTTTGAGACATTGATATTGTTATTACCAAGCATTGTACCTTGAGTTCACAGAcagacatattaaaattaagtaTGTATGATGTAACAGTATTTTCTTTAGTAATGTAAGCACTTGGGGTATGTTCTTCACACAGGTGGGAGACTGAACGGGTCCAGAAAGTTACATTCGCCAAGATTGAAGAAAGTAAATTGTGTGAACAGACTGTTTATATTCCTAAGATTCCAGAAATTGTGCAATGTCCACAGCACTTACTGCCACTGAAAGAGTGGGAAGCTTCGCTCCTCAATGATTTTTCTGAGCTGAGGCTGGTAAGTTTTGCCTGTCGCTACTACTGTTTTTACCACCTCCATTTTAAATTAGATTATCTAACTACTCGAGTAAAAGTGCTCCATTTCAATTTAATGTTGatctatttatttttgtttagttTTAGCATAAATCGGCTGTGGAAACTCTAAATATTTAAAGTACTGCCAGTCGCAATAATTTGTATTCTAAAGCTTTTTGTCACATTAGTTCGATGTTGGGATTAATTGTGTGGACTTTTTAGAGTCGAAATGGGTCATGAATATTTAATTGCAAACGTGTGAGGTTCTGCTCCAAAGTTTTGGAAATTGGATTACTTGAAAGTAGAAAAACAGAACAAAGATTAACCTAGCCCATGCCCTTTCTACTTCACTCCCAATAAAGAAACAAGTAAATTGCTACTCTGGAAACTCAATGTATTTTGTTGGCACATTTGTTACAATAAGTATGATGGActaatttgttcaaatttgtAGTTGAactatttctttttaaaattgagACATTGTTTTAGGATGGCCTCTCTCATTTATCCTTTTATCTAAAATTTCAAACTATGATTGCAGTAAAAGAAGTGTGAGGTGGTGAATATGTGACATTATTAGTAAAAGTTGGCCCCTTTTTCTTTTAACCACATTTTTTACCTTAGTTTCTGTGGAATCTTCTTCCCTTCTGTGTGTTACCATTGTTTTCGCCTGTAGTCAGCTTATCATGCTTTGAATACTCTAGAACCTTTAATGGTAATCACACAGATGTTTCAtatctttgtattttttttctttttgacacACTGATACAAACATTTCTACAAAGAACAATAGTTGAGTGGTTTATTGCACATAGTTGGGAAAATTGAAAAGATAAATCTCATGTGTAATGCAATATAGTCTTTGTTGGCGCCATTATTatctatattaaatttttcacAGGCTATATCACGGTATGAGAGTTCTGCTACTAATGAAGTTACTGGTAAAATGCAACTTTTACCaaatattcttgaagaagatTGCTCCACTCAAATTCTTGAAAGTGCAAATTCTTACAATCCAACTGATGGAACTGTTTCCATGCACTCGTCAGCTAGGGATGAAAAGGATGCTTCCACCATTGCCAGtccaaaaatttcaaactcaGAGGATACGGCTAATACCCCAAACTTATCTACTATTAGTTGTTTAATCCAATCTTCTGCTGGTGGCGAAGATGATGCTTCTCCAAAAATATTAAGCACAGATGATATTGTAAACTCCCCAACCTTGTCTACTGTTCTAGGAATCGAGCCTGTTGCACGAGTTTCGATGCTGAAAAAGCGCATAAAATTGGCAGAAGACATGACCTCACTTTCCAAAAATGATTGTTTGTGGCTTTTTGCTCTTTGTGCTGCTGTTGATACTCCACTAAATGCTGACACATCTGCAGCTCTTCGGGATCTGCTACGTAAATGTTCAAGTTTGCGGGCTGAAAAATCAGAATTGAATGATGAAGTTGTGATGCTTAATATCCTAGCAACAATAGCAGGCAAGTACTTCGGGCAATCAGATGACTGAAATTTTCGATCTATTAAAGCAGGGGTATTTTTGTTAGTTGTAATGGGAAATTTTGGATCTATTAAACAGGTGTATTTTTGTTAGTTGTAATGGGTTCATCAAGATCTCAAACACTTGAGCTGAGATATTTGCATAATGTTTGACGTGCGACGAGTATGGTTCCGATATCCAAGGGTGCTGTTATATATTTTGGCAAAAGGGATACATCTTGAATGGATTTTGCAGAATTACATGACATAATATATCTGTTTgtttaagagcatcttcaacgaCATTTTTTATGTTGGTTATCCaaatatatctaaaataatAGATAATAATGGTTCTTTAAATTATAGATAACCAAAAAGGTGTGCATCTTCGATGGTATTCTTCGTATTAGTTATCTTGtaattcaaaatcaatattCTATGAATTGTATatcatattcaaatttcaacGACTATAATTCCAACCGGCTATAATTTCAAGGGCTATATCTTTAATAGTTATGATTCTAGCAGTTGTATTTTCAACAACTATATTTTCATATTACATATATCACTACTTACAAATTTTTAGATAGAATTTAATCCAAATTTATTATACTTGCAAATACAATGtcaaatattttatgattaatgCATGAAATGATGAGAGCCAGAGAAGAAGAAGCTGAACAAATGCTACCGATAACTACTGCTGTTCAACAAAATCGAGAACTTCATAATGAGAGTTCAGCTTCACAATATGGTGGTTCGACACTAAATCACCGTGTCATCAATCGAAATAGAGAAGAACGTCATGCTCAACTTTATCGTGACTATATTTCCGATAATCCAAAATATCTAGAAACAATGTTTTGTAGAAGATTTCAGATGCGTCGGCTACTATTCTTGAGGACTGAAGGAGCAGTTACGGCTCATAATAGttatttcattcaaaaaaacCGATGCTGTTGGAGTCCGTGGAATCTTGGAGATTTCTATACAAAACTGTTGAAAATAGCAGCAGAATTCTTTCTGCAGAAAACTACTACAATGATATGTTGAATAGTTGTAGAAATTTTCAGTAGAATGCtgcataatttaataaaaaacaatgCTGAAAATAAACTGATAAAGTGCTGAAATCAATACAAGTACAAGTACCTTGTTCACCGACTCTACTTTGATTTCTTCCGTCTATTTGATTATAAAAACCCCTGAAATTTGCTCACACAAAGTTGTATTGATGACCAACGATTACATAGAGAGCTTGAGGTTCGTTCACTTGTGAATGTTTTGTGTTCGTTCAAGTGGCTTGTTATTTTACTCCAAGATGTTTGTTGTGTTTGATTGTTGCCTTGTGTTGGGTCCAAGCTCACATTTTTTCATGCAGATATAAGTAACATATCTTCTTGAATCGTGAAATTTTTTGACCGGGCCTTTGCctttttcattttgtttgttACATCTTGTGCTTGTGATAGTGGAGGCGCTTCCGAAATCATTTCTTCATTATATACCCCATTATTAAACAACTAAATTAAGGAGGAATCCATTCTCTACAATAAACACAATTTATCAAGTCGCTGTAATTTCTAATTGTCCTGAAACATAAAGACACATGAGAGCTCAACTAGACTGTTTTAGACTCTTCACAGTAGACGAAGCACAAGCATAGACATGTTTTTAGTTCAACTACTATAACCAGATATAAATATATCTCAATTGAGAAAAACACATAACAACACTCAAAAATCTATGACAACGTTGAAAGCTCTTCACAACAATAGATCAAACACACAGTAGACAATTCAATATAATATGCAGCAAACAAGAAAACACCACACAAACATTTATAATCTAATATGTTTGACAGAAAACTAAACCCATCTCGATCTATTTTCATCATCtctaaattaacaaataaaacatctaaattaaaattcaacATTTATAAATGATAGTTGAGTTTTAACATACCTTAGACTTTGATTCGTGGAACTAAAGAAAATGTTGAGGAGGTGTGTGGAACACTGAAATTACATTGTGGAATAAAAGGGGTGGGAGAGAGATTGAGGGAGAGGTGGGAGAGGGCAGGAGTCTAGCTGGACTCTTTTTACCGAATGGGCTTTTCTAGTGAATATACAAAACTCTAAAGTTATAGATAATGGGAAGGCTTCGTTGGAGCTGCTATATCAGCTTTCATTCTGTATAATCTCCGTGCCACGTCAATTATACATAAAGAGAGATAAGGGTTGGAGTTGTACTTAGTTGTCGAGTGATATCACACAAGGTGCACTCTTTGTAACGTGTGGTGACGCCGTATACTACAGTtgaattgaattaatatttaactaattGTGCATATGGTGCAAAGCATGGACATGCTCTATATCGGGTGATTTAGATCCAAGAATACTTTAGTATACAAACTTTTggaaattatatttttgcaaTTAATTGGTATTTTGTGGGCTGCattttgcaccctttccgttaatcaCTGTTATATATCCATGTTTAACGTAACTTAAGCAGGGGTAAAATTGGAAATCTCATTTTAAACGAGTTTATTCCCTCATTTTGCGGTGTATATATCAATTCTAATTTCTTCTTAGTTTAATTTTCTCTTCTTCAGAAAAGATGTGGGAGTAAGAGCATCAGCAATGCAAGAGCCTATTTCCTGATCTCTTGGACCCCACAAATATAACAACTAATCAAAAACTGGAAGTGGACCAAAGTGCTCCAACGCACTagcaatataaaatattttatctccTCCTACTCTATATATAACACTACTCCATTTTATTGAACTGCGTCAACTAAAtagaaaacaagaataaaaataatacaaatggCAAAGTGGGCTTGGCCCGAGGAAGTGGGTCTTGCCAGTTTTTATCAGTTAGTGCAACGCTAGATCAAAGAAGTGGTTTGACCATTTCTGAAATCTCGTGAATAAATGCAATAAACGGACCCGCGCTGCGGATGCTTCAAGACCATCCTCACCGCGGTCCCGCTTGAAGCATGGGGACGCATGAAGTGGTTTTCTTCTCTCAAGTGGGACTAGTGTAGCACTGTATGGTTAGATATGAAACGGGACAGTCCCACGGTGGTGGACTCGTcccatttgtaattttttttataaatatttgtactTGCAGCAGCTTTGTGACAAAAGTGGTGGCATGCAGCAGGTTTATAATATCTTTGTTTATATGACCGTTGGAAGTTAACgtgtaatatttttaacataaactaattacAGTAAAATTATCCTACATAAATACATAATTCTCACACTCTATTATTCATAATCTTTACTTcttcaaaaaatattcaaatctttttagcaaaaataaaaaagaatccAAATAATCCTCCAtcttcaaattctcaaaattcAAACCCTCAATttccatatacatatataaattcttattttccttacacacaaatttttaattttaattctcaACCTCCAAATTCTCAATACCAATTTCCAAATTCTCAATTTCGattttcatatcctcaaaaTTCTCTTTATCAATTTTCATTTCCTTCATTTTTAAATTCACAGTTTGAAACCCAATTAATAAACACCTACCgatataaaaaattatccaCATATGCAAGTGCTGGTCTTTAGTaacacaaaaattatttatttaaataatgattGCGAGGAAACTGAAGATGTACGAGAAACACTTGGTCAATGGAGGTGGGTTGAAGATAAACTCTTAATAAGTGCATGGTTGGATGTATCAATTGATCTATTTATCGGTACTGATCAAAAGGCCGAAGCATTTTGGGACCGAATTCATCAATATTGTGAAGAAGATAATCCCGGTATCATCAAAAAAGGAGTTGTGGCTTTGGAAAAGAGGTGGTCCAGATAAATGAAGGTACTCAAAAATTTGGATCTTGTTATGATGAGGCTCAACGAATAGTCGGGAGTGGTTCAAACTTGGACAACATAATTGAGCAAGCTCATATACTCCATTTAGCTAAGTTTAAAAAGAAGTCTAACTTTAACAATCATTGGTGTGAGCTTTGTAGACACCCAAAGCGGAGAACTCCTTGAAATAGTGCAAGTTCTAaaataacttaattaagtgattcTGGACATTACTCATCATCGGGAAATAACGATCCACCAACAAATGAGAATGTTGCTGAATCTCTTGTTCGCCCAAAAGGTACAAAAGCGGCTAAGAGGAAAGGAAAGGGGAAGGCAAAAGTGGTAGAAGCATATGAAGAGTATGAAGAATTGCGGGTCAGTGCATGTAGAAAATTGGACTTGATGCAAGCATTAAACGAAACTCGTCAAAAAGAGTTTGAGACAAAACAAACTGAGTTAGATTTACAAGTCATTTTGACAGATACTAGTAAAATGACTGATGCTCAGCGGAAGGCTCActaaaaaattcttgaaaaaattaTGGCAAGAAACTAATGTGTCTTGTTTCATTTATAAACTAGTCGTTGGAAGCTAGTGTTTGTCTTGTTCATTTTAAACTAGCTGTCGCAAGCTAGTGTTTGTCTTGTTTCATTTGTAAACTAGCCGTTGgaatatattcatattaaacTTCTATTTAAACTATCAGTATTAGATCTTCAATTCACTTTCATATGGATCAAACAACCATACTATAAAGTTTAACTGATGAATTTATTGAAGAGTTTTGCTTCGATAATACTTAAGACAATCGTCATCTtgatctctttcatcaattatATGGACAGAGCTCAACATCCATgcctcaaaaatatataaagagatCATGAAGCAGGCCATCAACGTCTagagaaatattatttttcacatAAACCTGAACATATATTTCGACAAGATTTCGTATGGGAAGCTATGTCTTTCTTCGTATTGTGGATGCTCTTTCAAATTTTGATCCATACTTTCAACAAAAAATTGATGCAGTGGGAACAAAAGGTCTATCACCATTACAAAAATGTGCTACAATAATGCGTATGTTAGTGTATGGAATACCCGCTGATGCTGTTGATGTTTATGTTCGTATTGGCGAGACTGCTGTGATAGAATGCTTGAAAAATTTGTTTCTGATGTAATTACGATATTTGAAGGTGAGTACCTACGAGCACCAAACTCTAATGACGTACAACGTCTATTACAGAAGAGTGAGGCTCGTGGCTTTCCTGGTATAATGGGTTGTATTGTAGCAAATAATTTTACTGATGACAaaacttcatatatatttaaacaaatataccCACGACTGCATaaacaaatattcatatataatatgtaatcaATTGTGTTTTTGGATGACATGCATAATATAAAGAGTGTGTTGTCCGTAGATTCCAAACACATTAGATGTCAATACTGTGATCAATCGCCTGGAAAATTGAACAGTCTTCAAAGGCCTGTTTTATTTTACGACATACCtcatgttagatataattgatgattactaatgttcttaaagtttgttttagaacaggagtgatcagagtttgatgaagctgatcagagtttagtaaagtctgaccagagtttgataaagtctgatcagagtttacatagtcaagactcgtcagagtttacacgtggaaagagctcagaagcggatatacttcaaggaaggatagaagcggaggagtgatttgctgactatggaaactaaacagaaaactggagcaatctttgattgatagaatacatagctgatttataggatatcaaatcagagattgattttgtaactgtgtctatataaacacagaatagggttactctatatgagttgagttatcgagtatattgttaagaaccctagcagctcttggtgatacaatataaatcactgagagagtttttgtaatcattcaagctttgtgaataagagtttattgttttcaatctctcatattgttatactgtgttacagattgtgatcactatatcatcttatatagtgaaattataggacctaacaagtggtatcagagccagctctgttaagattactacagtgagatcttaatcacaatcatgtctgaaaaatcacaagctccATCCTTTAGatttccaatccttaaggcatctgaatatccagtctggaaagagagaatgatcatattcttagactctgttgatccagaataccttgacaggatctatgatggaccacatatgcccaccaagctctctgttgggcttgcagatgaacctcagaagatggttccaaaagaaaagaaagactatacccctgaggacatcttgtcaattggtaaagactctaaggtgaaacaccttctgcacagtgcccttgataatgcaatgtctaatagggtaattgggtgcaaaactgctaaacaaatctgggatgctctggaaaccagatgtcagggaactcaggccataaagaaaaacagaaaaacaatccttacacaggagtatgagcactttgactcaaaatctggtgagtccttgacagatctgtatgacagatttgtcaaactgttgaatgacttatctctagtgaacaaggaatatgatcttgaagactcaaacctcaaattccttctggctcttcctgaaaaatgggatttgaaagtcactacaataagagacaatcttgatcttggagaaatgtctcttgatgatgtttatggaagactgaagactcatgaacttgagatggagcaaaggagcaaacgtcatggaggaaaatcaaagtctgttgctctaaaagttcaagaggaggctgctaaaagcaagggaaaagctcatgtcacaaagtctgacattgagtcatcaaactctgatgactcaaactctgatattccctcagactctgaagaaagtgatgatgagatgatgcagttagcagcattgatggtgaaaagcttcaagaagttggcctacaaaaagttcaacaaaggcaaaaaattttcaaggaaagacagaaactctgacagagtttatgataagaagaacttcaggaagaatgagggcaaggaagggaaagctggaaaggctgacaagtatacctgtttcaactgtggtgaaaagggtcactttgcatctgaatgcaagaaagccaagaaggaaaaagaaaaagcctttatcaccaagaaaggaaactggacagacacatctgattcagaagaagaagtcaattatgctctgatggcaaacactgacaacaactctgaatctactgctaaggtacctcattctactcttgcctttgatactgaagatataactgagttaagattgttccttaaaactttgcatatcagctttagagatcagactttagagaatgaaagattaaaatctgaaactctaagtgtaaagaaaaggaatgattatctagaaaaagaattagttcagatgctagaagttcagaaagaaagagatgatgctgtcattgtcaaagatgaattattaaagaggtatgcatctcttcaatcagaacttgctaaggaaagagacattattaaaacatggactaattcaggcaaaaccactcaggatatcttaggtagtggaaactggaaaaagggactaggttatactgataactcagaagctgagtcatcaaaaacagagtttgttaaaactcaaaaacctaaggttaaacctgttaaatttgttgctgaatcctctaagtctaaacagagtagaccaaaatcagagattaacaacaatttaaaatctgataaacccaaacaggttaacataggactgatgactcagaaacagcttaaacataagcttaaagaggtaaagtctgatgacaaaaacaaggagcctaggaaaaacagaaatggcaagattggaatagacaagagtaataactacatgcctattccaaatgcacctaggaagacatgccataactgtggaaatactaatcatcttgctaatttttgcaggaagaacaaggacattaactccttacctacaaagtctggagttagaaaaagtagtattagatataaaccacaagatccatgttttcattgtggtagtttatggcattctatctatacttgcaaagaatatcatagtttgtattatgattattatcaattgaaaccttctttaaaggtcaataaaaactctgcaagtacaaactctgtttctagtacaaactctgttacaaagtctgttagctcaaactctgataataataataattccgctgcaaaagctaacaaacttaataaggccaagggatccaagcaagtctgggtccttaaaactaacaattagtggtctttgtgattgcagggcaacaggaagaatatcctagtcttggacagtggatgttcaggacacatgactggaaataaggccctgctgtcagagtttgtggagaaggctggcccaagtgtttcttatggagatggcaacataggaaggactctgggatatggcaacatcaatcttggaaatgtcatcatatcaaatgtagctcttgttcaagggctaaaacacaatttactctctgtcagtcaaatctgtgacagaggatatcatgttgatttctatgaagaacacagtgagatagtaagcaagtcaacaggcaaagtggcagtgattgctcacagacatgggaatatttatgaaatccacttgcctacaaactctgaaggaaaagctatctgcttgtctacaagaatctctgcagaagaaagttggaagtggcataagaagctctcacacctgaatttcaactccataaatgagcttataaagaaaaagcttgtgagaggactccctgaatcactactcacatctgatggattatgtgattcatgtcaaaaggccaagcagagaaagacatccttcaagagtaagactgaattctcaataaagaaaccatatcatcttctacatgttgatctatttggaccagttaatgtaccatccattgcaaggaagaaatatgctcttgtcattgttgatgagtataccagatacacttgggtatattttcttcactctaaagatgaaacagccttgcatctgatggatcatgtgaagcaactggatcatggatctgaagacaaagtgaagatcattagaagtgataatggaactgagttcagaaattcaacaatggaagagttctgcaaagaaagaggtgtagtgcaacaattttcagcacctggtacaccacagcaaaatggtgtagttgagaggaaaaacaggactcttatagaagctgccagaactatgcttgatgaggctaaattgcctacttatttctgggcagaagctgttcaaacagcttgtttcactcaaaatgcaaccttgattaataagcatggcaaaaccccatatgagatggtaaagaaaaagaagccaaatctgaagtactttcatatatttgggtgcaaatgctttgtattgaagactcatccagaacagcttaccaagtttgatttaaaagctgatcaAGGCATTTTTGtgggttatcctctgacaacaaaggccttcagagtctataatctaagaaccaaggtgatcatggaatccatacatgtgtcatttgatgacaaaagaattatgggtttagcagatatggatgatcatgaagaactgcattttgaaaatgaaggaatattctctgattcaacaaactctgatgaacagtcaaactctgactgtgagcaaaatacagcaaactctggtgaagaCTTAcaggttcatgatgatgaagcaaatgttgagggggagcatcagaatgtttcagactctagctcatcagagaatgctgactcaaactcatcagagaatac is a window from the Daucus carota subsp. sativus chromosome 8, DH1 v3.0, whole genome shotgun sequence genome containing:
- the LOC108200060 gene encoding uncharacterized protein LOC108200060 encodes the protein MATDRNLNDGLISPVPEKRLKIDTSLCECTSLKKIQENSKNNQTMENPTQETGFDHNNMGLAQIVEDLDNKQEDTVMTEAAQNQGKEIEKRRNKARRRSKRKGKGRDWNGTSAEDEKRGDCKQLDFGMVFKGGIGCEMKREGAAFFYSRDEMEGLRFIDKDRQLNKWVEVYCGLGPVVSKEYDALVAHQNEQDGVDFDPRKNLVEKVLLGGRHSHAVDPPDTASDLIGYDLDSCTGNEDDCSEDDDSDAEYNSIQRPAFVVTGEPNFDAGPAMDGFEYLRRVRWETERVQKVTFAKIEESKLCEQTVYIPKIPEIVQCPQHLLPLKEWEASLLNDFSELRLAISRYESSATNEVTGKMQLLPNILEEDCSTQILESANSYNPTDGTVSMHSSARDEKDASTIASPKISNSEDTANTPNLSTISCLIQSSAGGEDDASPKILSTDDIVNSPTLSTVLGIEPVARVSMLKKRIKLAEDMTSLSKNDCLWLFALCAAVDTPLNADTSAALRDLLRKCSSLRAEKSELNDEVVMLNILATIAGKYFGQSDD